A portion of the Camelus bactrianus isolate YW-2024 breed Bactrian camel chromosome 25, ASM4877302v1, whole genome shotgun sequence genome contains these proteins:
- the LY6K gene encoding lymphocyte antigen 6K: MPSHACVNPSGGRFTPALFPTEKGQASLEMTVLLALLLVMGMPWVETNITVSGRQRRLRCHVCEIENSFDCQQPMDCDQGVEYCSTAAVRVFPRFFYVSKQCMKYCALSFQGMRTAKSFVLIKPTPFLFISCCRENLCNVEKPVIEENSEDKYREVGGAPGGQGSSARLVTLVALASVLLGLRLP; this comes from the exons ATGCCCAGTCACGCCTGTGTCAATCCAAGTGGAGGTCGCTTCACACCGGCTCTCTTCCCCACCGAAAAG GGCCAGGCATCACTGGAAATGACCGTCCTCCTTGCTTTGCTCCTGGTCATGGGCATGCCGTGGGTGGAGACCAACATTACCGTGTCTGGAAGACAAA GACGGCTGAGGTGTCACGTGTGTGAGATAGAGAACAGTTTCGACTGCCAACAGCCAATGGACTGTGACCAGGGCGTTGAGTACTGCTCCACTGCTGCCGTGA GAGTTTTTCCACGGTTCTTCTATGTTTCAAAGCAATGCATGAAGTACTGTGCGTTAAGCTTTCAGGGGATGCGGACAGCCAAGTCGTTTGTGCTCATAAAGCCCACGCCCTTCCTGTTCATCTCGTGCTGCAGGGAGAACCTGTGCAACGTTGAGAAACCAGTCATCGAGGAAAACTCGGAAGATAAATACCGAGAGGTGGGAGGGGCCCCAGGCGGGCAGGGCAGCAGCGCCAGGCTGGTGACTCTCGTGGCACTGGCCTCGGTGCTCCTGGGCCTCAGGCTGCCGTGA